In Roseiconus lacunae, the DNA window CTACAACCATCCGGCCATCGTCGTTCGATATTCGGGGCTGTCGGCATTGATCGTAACGACGATCTATTTGTTCTGACTATGGAGATGCGAGTATCCGCACCTTACCTCTGGCATTCGATCAACAATTGAAATGAAGACTAGCCGTTTATCGTTAGTCACGATTTCTTTGCAATTACCGTACGAACGCCGACGGCTGATTCGACGAACCCGGGCATCTGGTCTAGACGCGGCACAAAATCATCATCCGCTTTCGATCTAGGGCCAGCTGCCGTCATGCCGCAAGGACGCAGGCAAACATTTAACGCCTAGTCACCTTCATCAAGCTACGATCGGTAGGGCAAGACAAATGGGGCGTGCCGCGACTCTACCGTTGCAGCATGGATCATCTGCAAAACGGTGCTGCGGCAAGGTGTTTTAACAGTGTTCACTGCCGATAGGTCTTGGCTGAATAGAAGCGTCAGCTCACGCCCGGTTAATAGTCCACTTCGATTCCGAAGTAGGGTGTCAGGCCGGGGGACAGCACAACGGTCTGACCAAAACTGCCTTCCGCCGGGATTCGCAAGTTCAGGTGCTCGTAGTAATTGTTGTCGAACAAGTTCTCGGCACCAAAGGTGACATTCACGTTGTCGCGGGGACGTAAGTATCCGCGAAGGTAACTGGTCGTGAAACCGGGGGTTGCGGTTTCCAAGGTAACGACCGCCGTATCGGCTCGCGTTTGACCTGTGCCTGGAGCCGAGCTAAGCGTTCCGAGGCGGTCTTGATTGTCGACGCAACGAAGTCCCCACTCGATCCCCCAGCGATCGTCGCGCGTGGTGTCCGTTAAACGAATCCCCAGTCGCCCTTCCAACGGAAAGATGCCTGCGAGCGGCTGATCAATTTCGCGGTCACGTCCGTCAAGGTAGTTTAAGCTTGAAAACACTTGAACGCCTTCGACAAGATCAGCCTCGCCGTAATACTCGAAACCGGTTAGCGTCGCATGGTCAGTGTTGATCGCACGTAGCAATCGCGAACCTTGCGGGTCATCAACGAGGTTTGCGTTGTACGTGACATAGTCAACGATCCAACTATGGAAACCACCAAAGCGACCGCGAACGTAGTCGTAGTCCCAGTCAACTCGGGCATCGAGTTGCCAGTTTCGTTCTTTGCTGAGTGTTGGATTCCCGATCACCCGGCTGAAACCGCTTTGGATAATGGCGATGAACAGGCCATCGCTATAACGCTGCTCCAACGTCGGCACGCGTTCGGCGTAGCCGCCGCCGACCCGTAGCGACCAATTGGGGGCCAGGTCGATATCGTTGGTCAAGAAGTAGGACAACAAGACATCGGAAACGTCCAAGTCTTCGTTGACCGGGCCGATGGCCGGAGGAAGTGCAGGGTCTCGAAAATTCGAAACGGCGTTCAAATCATCTGGGTCGGCTTGGGTATGAGCAAATGCGACGCGGAAGCCCATGGCGGTTTCGATAAAGTCGATCATCGAAAACGAGTATTCGGTATACAACCCAGGTTCAACAATCTCAGCTTGTGGCAACCCGGTGGTGATCGTTCCGAGTGGATTTCCGGAGGTGTCATAGAAACCATTGAGGTCGTAAAACTCTTCGACCTGTTGCTTAATGTATCGTACGTCCGCCCCCAGACCGATGGTTCTGTCACGGTCCAGTTCCTGGGTCATTCCGGCACGAATGCCTGCGCTTAATAACTCGCCATCGACGGTCCCAAAGAACGGGCGATTCGGATCCGGCGGGAAAGTGATGGGGCTGTTGTCATTCGTCTGCTGCACATTGGTCAGCGCTTCGTCGACGCGTTGCAACACAGGAAAGTCGGGACGACGTTTGCTACCGGCGGACGTATCCCCGTTAAATTCAGTATTACTGAGCCAGGAATCGATACGGTAGGAAAACCCAGTTCGGTCGTTGCGGTGGATCAAGCTGTTGGAAAGCCCGTCACTTGTTAAGCCATCGACATCGAAGAACTGCCCCGCGTATTCGGTGCTGTCTTCGTCAATGTGCGTGTAACGGAAATCGGTGCGCGTTTGGTCATCCAAATCGAATCCAATGCCTGAAAACAGATTGAACGCGTCGTAGCTGGACGGCACCAACAATCCATTCCCAGCGGCGTAGTCGCTACCTTTGCGAAAGCCCAGATTTGCAAAGTAGCCCATGCTCTCGCCGCCACCAAAAACGGTCGCCGAATTATAGGTTTGGCCACCATTGGTCCGAACGTTGGTGCCGAGTCGCAGGTGATGTTCAGGGCCGCATTCATAGCGCGGCGTGGCAATCGTGTCGACGTTTAAAAACGCGAACCCACTTCCGTAGCGAACGGTGTAAGGGCCACTGAAAACCTGTACGTTACCGATCAAGAAGGGGTCGATCTTTGAAAACACGCCGTCCAAATCACTTCGCGCCGGAAACAGGTACGAGCCGTCTTGGCTGGTATAAACCTGGCCGTTGTAGAAACCGCGGATTTTTGGATCAAACCCGAGTGAGCTACGACGACGGGCTTTGACCGTTTGCGTGGCGGACGACTCGACTAGCGTTTCACCGATGTCCGGCGTTTGCGCTAAATTGAAGGTGCTCGCCGGAACGATTTCGACCGCGGGAGCTTCGGTCAACGCAACTTCACTTGTACCTTGAACGTTTTCAAGCTGTTCGACAAAGCTCGCCGAATCGACCAGACTGGACGTGTTACTGCTGAATTCCGGACGACTGATCAGACTCCAGTCCGCGAAACCAAAGTTGCTTGGCAGCGATGGATCGAGAAAATCGGCTTGGCCGCCGACATCGATCGGCTGGATCGCTTGGTCGCTGACCGTTTCGCTGGGAGGCGCCGTGAAGGGATTGTCCTCCTCGAACTGAACAGGCAGGACTTCGTGATTCGCCATCGCTTCGGCGAGCGCGAGAAATCGGAATTCGGGTTCCTCGGGAACGCCGGTGTCTTCTTCGGCCCGGGCGAATTGGCCTGCGCAGCATACCGCCATTGCGGCGGTTATGCCTAAGACCGATGACCTGACTTGGAACATCCCTATTCCCAATAGTTGGCGTCACAGCGATTTTTTTGGGGAGTCATCCGTGTCCCCATCTGCTCAGGTGGATCGCTATCCCTGCGATCGACCCGGCGCGGTGTATTGAGAGTGATCGGTTTCCCCCACAACCTGCTCTAAGATTTGTCCGCAATTCGAACAAGTTGGCGGAAACCTTGCAGCTTACCAGTCCTACCACAATGTTTCACCGCCGTGAAACAGAGGGAGCCCGGTGGGGGCCGGGGGCGGTTCAGGCAAACTTTGGCGGCTGGCGTTCCTTTGGCGCTTGCATTGAATGCCGCTGTCGCAACGACTGGTAAGCGTCGATGAACTTCAGCACAGACGTTCGCCATTTCAAAACGGTCTTTGGTTCGTGCTCCCATGTCAACGATGAACCGTAACTCACAGTCTTGTGCCTTTATCGCCAAACGGCGGTCACCAATAGGAATCGTCTTGGCTTTTGAGCTCGCCGACCGAATTCGTGCCCAGTTGTTTCAACGAAACATCACTGGTCGCAAGATGTGCGCCAGCGTGATCGTACGTGGTGGTTCAATCTTAGTCGGTGTACTGAGTGTTGTCGGATGTGGTGGTCTGGGCGATCGCTATGCTGGAACGATGTCAACACATCAGTTCGAGGCAACGCCACAATACGCGTACGCCGATCCCAATCGGACGCCTGACTGGCGTCACCGGGCTGCTTTCGAAAACGAGCAGCCAAGGCCATGGATTGGTGGTGATGGTCGCGCGTCTCAAGCGGTCGTTCAGGCAACATTGCGAGAATTGAACGACGATCAACTACTCGCCGCGTGGGAGGTGTTTGATGATCCACGGTTGCGCTGGATGCAACGTATCGCCATTCAAAATGTCAGCT includes these proteins:
- a CDS encoding TonB-dependent receptor plug domain-containing protein, giving the protein MAVCCAGQFARAEEDTGVPEEPEFRFLALAEAMANHEVLPVQFEEDNPFTAPPSETVSDQAIQPIDVGGQADFLDPSLPSNFGFADWSLISRPEFSSNTSSLVDSASFVEQLENVQGTSEVALTEAPAVEIVPASTFNLAQTPDIGETLVESSATQTVKARRRSSLGFDPKIRGFYNGQVYTSQDGSYLFPARSDLDGVFSKIDPFLIGNVQVFSGPYTVRYGSGFAFLNVDTIATPRYECGPEHHLRLGTNVRTNGGQTYNSATVFGGGESMGYFANLGFRKGSDYAAGNGLLVPSSYDAFNLFSGIGFDLDDQTRTDFRYTHIDEDSTEYAGQFFDVDGLTSDGLSNSLIHRNDRTGFSYRIDSWLSNTEFNGDTSAGSKRRPDFPVLQRVDEALTNVQQTNDNSPITFPPDPNRPFFGTVDGELLSAGIRAGMTQELDRDRTIGLGADVRYIKQQVEEFYDLNGFYDTSGNPLGTITTGLPQAEIVEPGLYTEYSFSMIDFIETAMGFRVAFAHTQADPDDLNAVSNFRDPALPPAIGPVNEDLDVSDVLLSYFLTNDIDLAPNWSLRVGGGYAERVPTLEQRYSDGLFIAIIQSGFSRVIGNPTLSKERNWQLDARVDWDYDYVRGRFGGFHSWIVDYVTYNANLVDDPQGSRLLRAINTDHATLTGFEYYGEADLVEGVQVFSSLNYLDGRDREIDQPLAGIFPLEGRLGIRLTDTTRDDRWGIEWGLRCVDNQDRLGTLSSAPGTGQTRADTAVVTLETATPGFTTSYLRGYLRPRDNVNVTFGAENLFDNNYYEHLNLRIPAEGSFGQTVVLSPGLTPYFGIEVDY